From the genome of Chitinophagales bacterium, one region includes:
- the serC gene encoding 3-phosphoserine/phosphohydroxythreonine transaminase, translating into MKYNFNAGPSHLNEEILERISNSIKNFENSGLSIIELSHRSKEFESVIEECKVLLSELLGLDSDSEVFFMQGGASFQFYTLPFNFLRTNDCVYYANTGRWAEKAIVEAKRFAKVKLAGSSKSDNYSRIPELEITNENARYLHITSNNTIYGTEYSGIPDCQIPIVADMSSDIMGRKFDYNAFDLIYAGAQKNLGTAGVAVVIAKKHFIQEAKEGLPPMLSYKNMIANNSLFNTPPVLAIYIVLETLRWSIRYGGIERIDKTNRAKAKLLYNTIDESNLYYGTARKEDRSLMNVCFKLKDKSLENKFIDFTNSHGIIGIKGHRSFGGFRASLYNCIPLEYVKVLTDVMKEFERKYG; encoded by the coding sequence ATGAAGTACAATTTTAATGCCGGGCCGTCTCATCTAAATGAAGAGATTTTAGAAAGGATTTCTAACTCGATTAAGAATTTTGAAAACAGTGGACTTTCAATTATTGAATTGTCCCACCGGTCTAAAGAATTTGAATCTGTAATAGAGGAATGTAAAGTCCTTTTGTCTGAATTGCTGGGGCTTGATTCAGATAGTGAAGTCTTTTTTATGCAAGGAGGGGCAAGTTTTCAATTTTATACTTTGCCTTTTAATTTCTTAAGAACAAATGACTGTGTTTATTATGCAAATACTGGAAGGTGGGCTGAAAAAGCAATTGTTGAAGCTAAGCGTTTTGCTAAAGTAAAATTGGCCGGCAGCTCAAAGAGTGACAATTACTCTCGTATACCAGAATTAGAAATAACAAACGAAAATGCGCGATACCTACACATTACAAGTAATAATACCATTTATGGTACAGAATACTCAGGTATTCCCGATTGCCAGATTCCTATAGTAGCTGATATGTCTTCTGATATAATGGGGCGAAAGTTTGATTATAATGCTTTTGACCTGATTTATGCTGGCGCACAAAAAAACCTAGGGACAGCAGGTGTTGCTGTAGTTATTGCTAAAAAGCATTTTATTCAGGAGGCTAAAGAAGGCCTTCCTCCTATGCTTTCATATAAAAACATGATTGCGAATAATTCACTTTTTAATACTCCTCCTGTACTTGCTATATATATAGTGTTAGAAACTCTACGATGGTCAATAAGATATGGTGGTATTGAACGAATTGACAAAACCAACAGAGCAAAAGCAAAACTACTTTATAACACTATAGATGAAAGCAATCTATATTATGGAACTGCAAGGAAGGAAGACCGATCCCTTATGAATGTGTGTTTTAAATTAAAAGACAAATCCCTTGAAAACAAATTCATAGATTTCACAAATTCTCACGGAATTATTGGCATCAAAGGGCATCGCTCTTTTGGTGGGTTCAGAGCATCTTTATATAATTGTATCCCCCTGGAATATGTGAAGGTTTTGACAGATGTTATGAAAGAATTTGAACGCAAATACGGTTAA